From the genome of Nocardia sp. NBC_01503, one region includes:
- a CDS encoding MerR family transcriptional regulator, giving the protein MSIGELAQLTGVPVRTIRFYCDNGVLESVRSSGGHRMFDSGRAAERLLLVRRLRTLGVGLPAIGAVLTGEQSLADAVAAERAAVDVELDGLAWRRACLRAIENADPAERAARLELLANVQSGASAYETLVGFWRRVLTPVPSELFDGFLDMNVPGRLHDPTPEQVVAYAELVTLVIDRQFGLVVSQQLWRADPYRIPDRAGLIAGVGEACGMAETAIAAGVAPSPGPELDRFVGAHAAARATRDTPGFRARLATGCPDTDPRTRRYWQRAGEIMGASTTAGAGQRWLFDALARTTSEPTPGTR; this is encoded by the coding sequence GTGAGCATCGGGGAGCTGGCGCAGCTCACCGGCGTTCCGGTGCGCACCATCCGGTTCTACTGCGACAACGGGGTTTTGGAGTCGGTGCGCAGCTCCGGCGGGCATCGCATGTTCGACAGCGGGCGGGCAGCCGAACGGCTGCTACTGGTGCGGCGGTTGCGCACCCTCGGGGTGGGGTTGCCCGCGATCGGCGCGGTGCTGACCGGTGAGCAATCGCTCGCCGATGCCGTGGCGGCCGAGCGGGCGGCGGTGGATGTCGAACTCGATGGATTGGCCTGGCGGCGAGCCTGTCTGCGCGCCATCGAGAACGCCGATCCGGCCGAGCGGGCCGCACGTCTGGAATTACTCGCGAATGTGCAGAGCGGTGCGTCCGCGTACGAGACGCTGGTGGGGTTCTGGCGACGGGTGCTCACACCGGTGCCGTCGGAGTTGTTCGACGGGTTTCTGGATATGAATGTGCCGGGGCGACTCCATGATCCGACGCCGGAGCAGGTCGTGGCCTACGCCGAGTTGGTGACACTGGTCATCGACCGGCAGTTCGGCCTGGTCGTGTCACAACAGCTCTGGCGCGCCGACCCGTATCGGATTCCGGATCGAGCGGGTTTGATCGCCGGGGTGGGCGAGGCGTGCGGAATGGCGGAGACCGCCATCGCCGCGGGCGTGGCGCCCTCCCCCGGTCCGGAGCTGGATCGATTCGTGGGCGCGCATGCCGCCGCGCGTGCCACCCGCGATACACCCGGGTTCCGTGCACGACTCGCCACCGGCTGCCCTGACACGGACCCGCGCACTCGGCGGTATTGGCAGCGAGCGGGCGAGATCATGGGCGCCTCGACCACCGCCGGCGCGGGTCAGCGCTGGTTGTTCGACGCACTCGCCCGGACAACGAGCGAACCGACCCCCGGCACGCGTTGA
- a CDS encoding PP2C family protein-serine/threonine phosphatase, with translation MRIPSIDVAVGSDTGRRYSANFDVSYLRERPLLAVLADGMGGGPGSAAAGRTAVELFVDHLGRAPEPGPDTLRDAVAEAHERVGRIGQELRDLAGCTLTAIVAAPQGYWLVQIGDSRVYRLRAGLLELLTTDHTMAWLGAVHGWYSFDSAQAAAARYQLTRYIGHGGAPEPDVFQVTMRPGDRYLMCTDGVSDQIGYDELRVFLGRNATARSIVGEILAACDAAGGIDNATAIVLGVD, from the coding sequence GTGCGCATTCCCTCGATCGATGTTGCCGTGGGCAGTGATACCGGCAGACGCTATTCGGCCAACTTCGATGTCAGCTATCTGCGTGAGCGTCCACTGCTGGCCGTGCTGGCCGACGGTATGGGAGGCGGGCCGGGCAGCGCGGCCGCGGGGCGGACAGCGGTCGAGCTCTTTGTCGATCACCTCGGTCGCGCACCGGAACCCGGACCGGATACGCTGCGCGACGCGGTGGCCGAGGCACATGAGCGGGTGGGTCGAATCGGTCAGGAATTGCGGGATCTGGCCGGGTGCACGCTGACCGCCATTGTCGCTGCGCCACAGGGCTATTGGCTCGTGCAGATCGGCGACTCACGGGTCTACCGGTTGCGGGCCGGGCTGCTCGAACTCTTGACGACCGACCACACCATGGCCTGGCTCGGGGCCGTACACGGTTGGTATTCCTTCGACTCCGCGCAGGCCGCGGCCGCACGGTATCAGCTGACCCGCTATATCGGACACGGCGGCGCACCGGAACCGGACGTATTCCAGGTGACCATGAGACCGGGCGACCGCTACCTGATGTGCACCGACGGTGTATCCGATCAGATCGGCTACGACGAGCTGCGGGTCTTCCTCGGTCGCAATGCCACTGCGCGGTCCATCGTCGGTGAGATCCTGGCCGCCTGCGATGCGGCCGGCGGAATCGACAACGCCACCGCCATCGTGCTCGGCGTCGACTGA
- a CDS encoding glycoside hydrolase family 76 protein yields MIANRRVRWAAVAGAVAVLLAGCASEPSSGETDIDAPRRMRAVERLLERYDHGTGLWENDASTWQSANALNSLIDYMRGTGDRRYLGYVEWTYAHGEVARTGLPRTTGYNDDELWWALAWINAFDLTGQERYLTAARTIVDGLDEQRASFCGGGMPWARVGVDPQLRPWRQVNSITNALYLSATAQLGVRVEAADRSRYRAHATATWDWFARGAGGALVDSAGVLNDHLDQYENTCVLVDENTRWTYGQGEMLTGIVALYRLTGNAQLLGIADRIAATTTREGSPFIRDGILDEPSATGCPGSSCHDAEIYRGVFVRGYRDLLRTGRSQVASVDFLTRQANSLRDTNGEYGFRWQGVPQADDHPNFATQAAALDALNAPHRTTP; encoded by the coding sequence GTGATCGCGAACAGGAGGGTTCGGTGGGCCGCGGTGGCCGGGGCGGTCGCGGTGCTGCTCGCGGGCTGCGCGAGCGAGCCGAGTTCCGGTGAGACCGATATCGACGCACCACGGCGGATGCGCGCGGTGGAGCGGCTGCTGGAGCGATACGACCATGGGACGGGGCTCTGGGAGAACGATGCGAGTACATGGCAGAGCGCCAACGCACTGAACTCGTTGATCGATTACATGCGCGGGACCGGGGATCGCCGATATCTCGGGTATGTCGAGTGGACCTACGCGCACGGCGAGGTGGCTCGCACCGGTCTACCTCGGACGACCGGATACAACGATGACGAATTGTGGTGGGCGCTGGCCTGGATCAATGCGTTCGACCTCACCGGGCAGGAGCGCTATCTCACCGCGGCGCGGACGATCGTGGACGGGCTCGACGAGCAGCGGGCGTCATTCTGCGGTGGTGGAATGCCTTGGGCGCGTGTGGGAGTGGATCCGCAGCTGCGGCCGTGGCGGCAGGTGAACTCGATCACCAATGCGCTGTATCTCAGTGCGACAGCGCAACTCGGCGTCCGGGTCGAGGCCGCGGATCGGTCGCGGTATCGCGCGCACGCCACCGCTACCTGGGACTGGTTCGCCAGGGGAGCCGGAGGCGCGCTGGTGGACTCCGCCGGGGTGCTGAACGACCATCTCGACCAGTACGAGAACACCTGCGTGCTGGTCGACGAGAACACCCGCTGGACCTATGGGCAGGGCGAGATGCTCACGGGAATCGTTGCGCTGTACCGGCTTACGGGCAATGCTCAGCTACTGGGGATCGCCGATCGGATCGCCGCGACCACGACTCGTGAGGGGTCGCCGTTCATTCGGGACGGGATTCTCGACGAGCCGAGCGCCACCGGCTGCCCGGGTTCGTCCTGCCACGATGCCGAGATCTATCGGGGTGTCTTCGTGCGCGGCTACCGGGACCTGTTGCGGACCGGTCGATCGCAGGTCGCGTCGGTCGATTTCCTCACCCGCCAGGCGAACTCGCTGCGCGATACCAACGGCGAGTACGGATTCCGCTGGCAGGGTGTACCGCAGGCGGATGATCACCCCAACTTCGCCACCCAGGCGGCGGCCTTGGACGCACTCAACGCCCCGCACCGGACGACCCCGTAG
- a CDS encoding TetR/AcrR family transcriptional regulator — protein MARAPHGRQQLLDAARAELVATNGVVDLNALKRRSGLSTGALYHHFGSKAGLLVAIYEEFHAGLVAAIADETIAGEHGWAARERARTRNFVAYHLADPLSELLLGRISTEPEVAEVEAATLERIIESAGRNIRSGQESGELDASIDPDLAGACVMGALRHGMAEQLRRHPRPSIDQATAGLWRFIAAAVGVSPAATPAPW, from the coding sequence ATGGCACGGGCTCCCCACGGTCGTCAACAACTACTCGATGCCGCTCGCGCGGAGCTGGTCGCGACCAATGGCGTGGTCGATCTCAACGCACTCAAACGGCGATCCGGGCTGAGCACCGGTGCGCTCTACCACCACTTCGGCTCCAAAGCCGGTCTGCTGGTGGCGATTTACGAGGAGTTCCACGCCGGGCTGGTCGCCGCCATCGCCGATGAGACCATCGCGGGCGAACACGGCTGGGCGGCCCGCGAACGCGCGCGTACCCGCAATTTCGTGGCCTATCACCTCGCCGATCCGCTGTCGGAGCTGTTGCTCGGCCGCATCAGCACCGAACCGGAGGTCGCCGAGGTGGAAGCCGCCACCCTCGAGCGCATTATCGAATCCGCGGGCCGCAATATCCGCTCCGGCCAGGAATCGGGCGAACTGGATGCGAGCATCGATCCGGACCTCGCCGGCGCATGTGTCATGGGCGCGCTCCGGCACGGCATGGCCGAACAACTCCGCCGCCACCCCCGCCCCTCCATCGATCAAGCGACAGCGGGGCTTTGGCGATTCATCGCCGCCGCGGTCGGCGTCAGTCCAGCTGCCACACCAGCGCCATGGTGA
- a CDS encoding fatty acid desaturase family protein, with protein MTQRRSASIVQSRVPVVRDSAPIRGSEYAVLMRRVRQAGLLDRRLRSYAWRSALTGAAFVGGWAALVAIGDSWWVLAVAVFLAAVFSQLAFLGHDAGHRQIFGKRHANYVYGLIAGNLATGLSIGWWTSNHNRHHAHPNTEGADPDVSGVLAHSGARAVAGKGLRRFIFRYQAWLFFPMLFLEAGSLHFSSVRAVVKWPLRHRFWEGALLAAHAAGYLATVLLVLSPAKALVFIALQQGLFGFYMGCTFAPNHKGMEVFPEGDNTDFLRRQVLSSRNVRGSFVTDTALGGLNYQIEHHLFPSMPRPNLRLAQPIVIEFCAARGIPYAETGLLTSYAQALTHLNAVGRQAR; from the coding sequence ATGACGCAGCGCAGGTCTGCGTCGATAGTGCAGAGTCGGGTGCCGGTGGTGCGTGATTCCGCACCGATACGCGGCAGTGAGTACGCGGTGTTGATGCGGCGGGTGCGCCAGGCGGGTTTGCTGGACCGACGCCTGCGCTCGTACGCGTGGCGAAGTGCCTTGACCGGAGCCGCCTTCGTGGGTGGCTGGGCCGCGCTGGTGGCGATCGGTGACTCGTGGTGGGTATTGGCCGTCGCGGTATTCTTGGCGGCGGTCTTCTCCCAGCTCGCGTTCCTGGGGCATGACGCCGGGCACCGGCAGATCTTCGGTAAGCGCCATGCGAACTATGTATACGGTTTGATCGCGGGCAATCTCGCCACCGGACTGAGCATCGGCTGGTGGACGAGCAACCACAACCGCCATCACGCCCACCCCAACACCGAGGGCGCGGATCCCGATGTCTCGGGCGTCCTGGCGCACTCGGGAGCCCGCGCGGTGGCCGGTAAGGGCCTGCGCCGCTTCATCTTCCGCTACCAGGCGTGGCTGTTCTTCCCGATGCTGTTCCTGGAGGCGGGCAGCCTGCACTTCTCCAGCGTCCGCGCGGTGGTGAAATGGCCACTGCGACACCGCTTCTGGGAAGGCGCGCTGCTGGCCGCGCACGCCGCCGGCTACCTCGCCACGGTCCTGCTGGTTCTGTCACCGGCCAAGGCCCTGGTCTTCATCGCCCTGCAACAGGGCCTGTTCGGCTTCTACATGGGCTGCACCTTCGCCCCCAATCACAAAGGTATGGAAGTCTTCCCCGAAGGGGACAACACCGACTTCCTGCGCCGTCAGGTCCTGTCCTCCCGCAATGTCCGGGGCAGTTTCGTCACCGACACCGCCCTCGGCGGCCTCAACTACCAGATCGAACACCATCTCTTCCCCTCCATGCCCCGCCCCAACCTGCGCCTCGCCCAGCCCATCGTCATCGAATTCTGCGCCGCCAGAGGCATTCCCTACGCCGAGACCGGCCTGCTCACCTCGTACGCCCAGGCGTTGACCCACCTCAATGCCGTAGGCCGCCAGGCCCGCTGA
- a CDS encoding saccharopine dehydrogenase NADP-binding domain-containing protein, with the protein MTVFAVYGATGHTGRLVTADLLARGRDVIVSGRDSGALAALGQARVMPAGLDDPAALRALAEAADVLIHCAGPFTTTGLPVATAAVEGGCHYVDHAVEVHFVKRLFDTFPERAQRAGVTMLPSVSFYGGLGDLLAGAVARDISEIDRITVAYAVHNWMMTHGAVETARLLFSDTDRIGYFDGKQQYGFVEPRQAIFAFPPPVGPRPMIAPVPFPEAVTVPRHTRTKAVEAQLTAATFAEDQAFTSEQVDADARAESEFTITAQVLAAAGSAAGHLRGRDLWRAAALASVEAAVRLAGGVAKSGVHSPAEAFDATEFLTALADRGAFTLELPKKA; encoded by the coding sequence ATGACTGTATTCGCCGTTTATGGGGCCACCGGTCATACCGGTCGCCTGGTCACCGCCGACCTTCTCGCCCGGGGTCGGGATGTCATTGTCTCCGGGCGAGATTCCGGTGCGCTGGCCGCGCTCGGACAGGCGCGCGTCATGCCCGCGGGGCTCGATGATCCCGCCGCACTGCGCGCGCTCGCCGAGGCCGCCGATGTGCTCATTCACTGTGCGGGACCCTTCACCACCACCGGACTGCCCGTTGCCACGGCCGCGGTCGAGGGGGGTTGCCACTATGTCGATCATGCCGTCGAGGTGCATTTTGTGAAGCGGCTGTTCGATACGTTTCCCGAGCGCGCACAGCGGGCCGGGGTCACCATGCTGCCGAGTGTGAGTTTCTATGGCGGACTGGGCGATTTACTCGCCGGTGCGGTGGCCCGGGACATATCCGAAATCGACCGAATTACCGTGGCTTACGCCGTCCACAATTGGATGATGACGCACGGCGCGGTGGAGACCGCACGGTTGCTTTTCTCAGATACCGACCGGATCGGATATTTCGACGGGAAGCAACAGTACGGATTCGTGGAGCCGCGCCAGGCGATATTCGCCTTCCCGCCCCCGGTCGGTCCGCGGCCGATGATCGCGCCGGTGCCGTTCCCGGAGGCCGTCACGGTCCCCCGGCATACCCGGACCAAGGCAGTCGAGGCACAGCTCACCGCCGCGACCTTCGCCGAGGATCAGGCGTTCACCAGTGAGCAGGTCGATGCCGATGCGCGGGCGGAGAGCGAATTCACCATTACCGCACAGGTTCTCGCCGCCGCCGGCTCGGCGGCCGGGCATCTGCGCGGCCGGGATCTATGGCGCGCCGCGGCACTGGCATCCGTCGAGGCCGCCGTCCGGCTGGCCGGAGGCGTGGCGAAGAGCGGAGTGCACAGTCCCGCAGAGGCTTTCGACGCCACCGAATTCCTGACCGCGCTCGCCGACCGCGGCGCGTTCACCCTCGAACTGCCGAAGAAGGCGTGA
- a CDS encoding maleylpyruvate isomerase family mycothiol-dependent enzyme, with translation MAMTSDDIWRAVSAERVTLVELLESLSEQDWDRDSLCAEWRIRDVVAHVVLSSNPTLGSLLINLIRARGSITRFARDTGIRHAESRSSRQLLQELRATIGLRTTAPGTTPADRLMDVLVHIQDIAIPLGVRIEMPTAAARLAMERVWSTKWLFHSEQRLAGFHLTATDTDWSAGAGTLVEAPIADLLLLASGRTARLDALTGPGAAALIRKVGVS, from the coding sequence ATGGCTATGACCTCCGACGATATCTGGCGGGCCGTCTCCGCCGAGCGCGTAACCCTGGTGGAACTGCTCGAATCACTCTCCGAGCAGGATTGGGATCGCGATTCGCTCTGCGCGGAGTGGCGCATCCGCGATGTGGTCGCCCACGTCGTGCTCTCCAGCAATCCGACTCTCGGTTCACTGCTGATCAATCTGATCCGGGCGCGCGGCAGCATCACCCGCTTCGCTCGGGATACCGGAATCCGGCATGCCGAGAGCCGGAGCTCCCGGCAACTGCTGCAGGAGCTGCGTGCCACGATCGGGCTGCGCACCACCGCACCGGGCACCACGCCGGCCGATCGCCTGATGGATGTGCTCGTCCATATCCAGGACATCGCGATCCCGCTCGGCGTGCGAATCGAAATGCCCACGGCGGCAGCCCGTCTGGCGATGGAACGGGTGTGGAGCACCAAGTGGCTGTTCCACTCCGAACAGCGCCTCGCCGGTTTCCATCTCACCGCGACCGATACCGACTGGTCAGCGGGCGCGGGCACGCTCGTCGAAGCCCCGATCGCCGACCTGCTGCTGCTCGCTTCGGGCCGCACCGCCCGCCTCGACGCCCTGACCGGCCCGGGTGCGGCCGCACTCATCCGAAAGGTAGGTGTCAGCTAG
- a CDS encoding NAD(P)H-binding protein, which translates to MEPILVTGAAGGSQGGTGRTVAETLLRAGLPVRAFVHSDDARTAELKDLGAEVVRGDLREISSVLPAVQGVRRAYFTYPVTAGMLDATAVFAAAAREADLHRVVAVSQLGSAHNAGTPHMRRHWVAEQVLDRAEIGAVHLRAAVFFENLRVAIGASDVLALPLGSPDTVLPLIAADDVAGVGAGVLRTDDPVDSVLWLAGEIMTVGAAAEHFGVRYAHVDAEEWAETAISRYRDPVAVDHLTHLWTMFAAIGSGHELFRVTESIEHYTGRPPITLRDYLSRD; encoded by the coding sequence ATGGAACCCATTCTCGTCACCGGTGCGGCCGGTGGTAGTCAGGGCGGTACCGGTCGCACGGTCGCGGAGACGCTGCTGCGTGCGGGCCTGCCGGTGCGCGCCTTCGTGCATAGCGATGACGCCCGCACCGCCGAACTGAAGGATCTCGGCGCCGAGGTGGTCCGCGGGGATCTGCGCGAGATCAGCTCGGTGCTACCCGCGGTGCAGGGTGTGCGCCGCGCGTACTTCACCTACCCGGTCACCGCCGGAATGCTCGACGCCACAGCCGTTTTCGCGGCAGCGGCGCGCGAGGCCGACCTACATCGCGTGGTCGCGGTCTCGCAGCTCGGATCCGCCCATAACGCCGGAACGCCGCATATGCGCAGGCACTGGGTGGCCGAACAGGTCCTCGATCGCGCCGAGATCGGCGCCGTACACCTGCGTGCGGCGGTCTTCTTCGAGAATCTGCGGGTGGCGATCGGTGCCAGCGACGTTCTCGCGCTACCGCTCGGCTCACCGGACACGGTGCTGCCCTTGATCGCCGCCGATGATGTGGCGGGCGTGGGAGCCGGTGTCCTGCGCACCGATGATCCGGTGGATTCGGTGCTCTGGCTGGCGGGCGAGATCATGACCGTGGGCGCGGCGGCCGAGCACTTCGGCGTCCGCTATGCGCATGTGGACGCCGAGGAGTGGGCCGAGACCGCGATCTCCCGATATCGCGATCCGGTGGCGGTCGACCACCTGACCCACCTGTGGACCATGTTCGCCGCCATCGGCTCGGGTCATGAACTCTTCCGGGTGACCGAATCGATCGAGCATTACACCGGTCGACCGCCAATCACCCTGCGCGACTACCTATCCCGCGATTGA
- a CDS encoding ADP-ribosylglycohydrolase family protein, with translation MTIPSDPAPDSLDGLSVGDALGAQFFVPGRSRSELQAGRPPAAPWPWTDDTEMACSVLTEIRARGRIDRDALAYVFADRCEPYRGYSGGTVALLHQVRDGRPWAEAAGALFDGRGSLGNGAAMRVAPLGAHFAGELDRAAEALSAEVTHRHPEAIVGAMTVAVAASHAAMTRETGCAPDELLEVVEPYLVDGRTAKGIHRARELLGKSVDEAAYELGNGAQVTAQDTVPFTLWAAATFLTDYPAAVTACVQAGGDVDTTAAIVGGIVAAHTGIGSTESVRGIPAEWLAAREALPGWVRG, from the coding sequence ATGACAATTCCCTCCGACCCCGCGCCCGACAGCCTCGATGGACTATCCGTCGGCGATGCGCTGGGTGCCCAGTTCTTCGTCCCCGGCCGATCCCGCTCCGAACTTCAGGCGGGACGACCGCCCGCCGCGCCCTGGCCGTGGACCGACGATACCGAGATGGCCTGTTCGGTCCTGACCGAGATCCGCGCTCGCGGTCGAATCGATCGCGACGCGCTGGCCTATGTTTTCGCCGACCGCTGCGAGCCCTATCGCGGATACAGCGGCGGCACAGTCGCATTGCTACACCAGGTACGCGATGGGCGGCCGTGGGCGGAGGCCGCCGGAGCCCTGTTCGACGGGCGCGGCTCGCTGGGAAACGGGGCCGCCATGCGGGTCGCGCCATTGGGCGCGCACTTCGCCGGAGAGTTGGATCGGGCGGCGGAGGCGCTCTCGGCCGAGGTCACCCATCGGCATCCGGAGGCGATCGTCGGGGCGATGACGGTTGCCGTCGCGGCGAGCCATGCCGCCATGACTCGTGAAACGGGCTGTGCGCCAGATGAATTGCTGGAGGTTGTCGAGCCCTATCTCGTCGATGGACGGACTGCGAAGGGTATTCACCGGGCCCGGGAGTTGCTGGGGAAATCGGTCGACGAGGCAGCCTATGAGCTGGGCAATGGCGCACAGGTCACCGCCCAGGACACGGTGCCGTTCACGCTGTGGGCGGCGGCGACCTTTCTGACCGATTACCCCGCTGCGGTCACCGCGTGCGTGCAAGCGGGCGGAGATGTGGACACCACCGCGGCGATCGTCGGCGGAATCGTGGCCGCCCATACGGGGATCGGGAGTACCGAATCGGTCCGCGGCATACCGGCGGAGTGGCTGGCGGCGCGGGAGGCG
- a CDS encoding aminotransferase class V-fold PLP-dependent enzyme: MAETPVPVHMTAEEFRRHGRAAVDWIADYWGRVESLPVRSPVSPGWVREQLPPAPPQAGESFDAVLADLDTIVVPALTHWQHPGFFAYFPTSTSGPAVLAELLASGLSVQGMLWQTSPACTELEQHVLDWLAGMLALPEKFTFAGTGGGVIQDSASSAILVALVAALHRISGGEVARDGVERGRYAVYTSTQANSALEKGVRITGLGASSIRFIETRPDLSMDPDLLRESMKNDVAQGIIPVMVMATVGTTSTGAVDPVESIGRICQEFGVWLHVDAAYAGVAAVCPEFRWIHQGVGAYADSYATNPHKWLLTAFDCDACYIADREALVGALSVLPEYLRNTATDAGAVVDYRDWQVPLGRRFRALKLWAVIRCYGVEGLRAHLRHSVALAQEFAAWVSADERFELIAPHRLSLVCFRLRGADEPNQRLLESLNASGRIYLSHTVIRGAFTLRLAIGGTATRFEHVAAAWDQISRSADVGE; encoded by the coding sequence ATGGCCGAAACACCTGTGCCCGTTCACATGACCGCCGAGGAGTTTCGCCGTCACGGCAGGGCCGCGGTGGATTGGATCGCGGATTACTGGGGGCGGGTGGAGTCCTTGCCGGTGCGATCCCCGGTGTCACCGGGGTGGGTGCGCGAGCAGTTGCCGCCCGCACCGCCGCAGGCCGGTGAGTCCTTCGATGCTGTACTCGCCGATCTCGACACGATTGTGGTTCCGGCACTGACGCATTGGCAGCATCCTGGATTCTTCGCCTACTTTCCGACCAGCACGTCCGGTCCGGCGGTGCTCGCGGAGCTGCTCGCCTCCGGGCTGAGCGTGCAGGGGATGCTGTGGCAGACCAGTCCGGCGTGTACCGAGTTGGAACAGCATGTACTCGATTGGCTCGCCGGGATGTTGGCGTTGCCGGAGAAATTCACGTTCGCGGGCACCGGTGGCGGTGTCATCCAGGACTCGGCATCGAGCGCGATACTCGTGGCGTTGGTGGCTGCGCTACACCGGATCTCGGGCGGTGAGGTCGCCCGTGACGGTGTCGAGCGCGGTCGCTATGCGGTGTACACCTCGACGCAGGCGAACTCCGCGCTGGAGAAGGGCGTGCGCATCACCGGTCTCGGCGCATCGTCGATCCGGTTCATCGAAACCCGTCCGGACCTGTCGATGGATCCGGACCTGCTGCGAGAGTCGATGAAAAATGATGTGGCGCAGGGCATTATCCCGGTCATGGTGATGGCCACGGTGGGCACCACCTCCACGGGTGCGGTCGATCCGGTCGAGTCGATCGGTCGGATCTGCCAGGAATTCGGGGTGTGGCTGCATGTGGACGCGGCCTATGCCGGGGTGGCCGCGGTGTGCCCGGAGTTTCGGTGGATTCATCAAGGGGTGGGCGCCTACGCCGATTCCTATGCGACCAACCCGCATAAGTGGCTGCTCACCGCATTCGACTGCGACGCTTGCTATATCGCCGACCGGGAGGCATTGGTGGGCGCGCTGTCGGTGCTGCCGGAGTATCTGCGCAATACCGCGACCGACGCGGGTGCGGTGGTCGACTACCGGGACTGGCAGGTGCCCTTGGGGCGACGGTTCCGCGCGCTCAAACTCTGGGCGGTTATTCGCTGCTACGGGGTCGAGGGATTGCGGGCGCATCTACGGCACAGTGTCGCGCTGGCACAGGAATTCGCCGCATGGGTGAGTGCGGACGAACGCTTCGAGCTGATCGCTCCGCATCGGCTGTCACTGGTCTGTTTCCGGCTTCGTGGGGCCGATGAACCCAATCAGCGGTTGCTCGAATCGCTCAACGCCTCCGGTCGGATCTATCTGTCCCACACCGTGATTCGCGGCGCGTTCACGCTTCGTCTGGCGATCGGCGGTACGGCTACCAGGTTCGAGCATGTCGCCGCCGCCTGGGATCAGATCAGCCGCAGCGCCGACGTCGGCGAGTGA
- a CDS encoding class I SAM-dependent DNA methyltransferase, producing the protein MPTFADFDRRNYRTVDVATGYDGWAPTYEQTVMDEMDYALLERVRVRWHGRAADLGCGTGRTGGWLRAHGLTHIDGVDLSAGMLERARARGAHTTLTQADVRDTGLPSGAYDVVISSLIDEHLPELAPFYTEAGRLAARGATFVLVAYHPQFMMVTGMPTHYTPEFGEPLAISTHLHLFGEHITAGIAAGWRLTEVTEALVDDEWLTRKPKWAELRGHPFTMALVWQLD; encoded by the coding sequence ATGCCGACCTTCGCCGATTTCGACCGCCGCAACTACCGAACCGTCGATGTGGCCACCGGATACGACGGCTGGGCCCCGACCTACGAGCAGACCGTCATGGACGAGATGGATTACGCGCTACTCGAGCGCGTTCGGGTGCGCTGGCACGGGCGCGCCGCCGATCTGGGCTGCGGCACCGGCCGCACCGGCGGTTGGTTGCGCGCGCACGGTCTCACCCATATCGACGGGGTCGACCTCAGCGCCGGAATGCTCGAACGCGCCCGGGCTCGCGGCGCGCACACCACCCTGACCCAGGCCGATGTCCGTGATACCGGATTGCCAAGCGGCGCATACGATGTGGTGATCTCCTCGCTGATCGACGAGCACCTGCCGGAGCTGGCCCCGTTCTATACCGAGGCGGGCCGATTGGCCGCCCGCGGTGCGACATTCGTCCTGGTGGCCTATCACCCACAGTTCATGATGGTGACGGGTATGCCCACGCATTACACGCCCGAATTCGGTGAGCCACTTGCGATCAGTACGCACCTGCACCTGTTCGGTGAACATATCACGGCCGGTATCGCGGCCGGATGGCGGCTGACCGAGGTCACCGAGGCGCTGGTGGATGACGAGTGGCTGACACGCAAGCCGAAATGGGCGGAGCTGCGCGGCCATCCATTCACCATGGCGCTGGTGTGGCAGCTGGACTGA